The following are encoded in a window of Arthrobacter sp. NicSoilB4 genomic DNA:
- a CDS encoding DUF3027 domain-containing protein: MTPETDQTAPASGDSAAGDKKAGTKVGSKPRAGVPVWRTGKPDAFLAAAVDVARAAIEGIAPAEQIGQHLAAKSEGDRLVTHLFESKLAGYGGWQWYAVLTRNSRSKAVTVDELGLLPSEDSILAPEWIPWAERVRPGDEQGEDEPGETAPVAPREDTDEAAPGADAAPEGSEDDSEDDSEDAAGDAPEGESTAAEAD; the protein is encoded by the coding sequence ATGACTCCGGAAACCGATCAGACCGCGCCCGCCTCCGGGGACAGCGCCGCCGGGGACAAGAAAGCCGGAACCAAAGTGGGCTCCAAGCCGCGCGCCGGGGTTCCCGTCTGGCGCACCGGCAAGCCGGATGCCTTCCTGGCCGCCGCCGTCGACGTCGCCCGCGCGGCTATCGAGGGCATCGCCCCGGCCGAACAGATCGGCCAGCACCTTGCGGCCAAGAGCGAAGGCGACCGCCTGGTCACGCACCTCTTCGAGTCCAAGCTCGCCGGCTACGGCGGCTGGCAGTGGTACGCCGTGCTGACCCGGAACTCCAGGTCCAAGGCTGTTACGGTCGACGAGCTGGGCCTGCTGCCTTCCGAAGACTCGATCCTCGCGCCCGAATGGATTCCGTGGGCCGAACGGGTCCGCCCCGGCGATGAGCAGGGCGAGGACGAACCCGGAGAAACCGCGCCAGTGGCGCCCCGGGAGGACACAGACGAGGCCGCCCCCGGCGCTGACGCCGCGCCGGAAGGCTCCGAAGACGACTCCGAAGACGACTCCGAAGACGCCGCCGGAGACGCTCCGGAAGGCGAGTCGACCGCCGCGGAGGCTGACTAG